AAGCCGATTGGCCGTTCTCATTGAGCGTTATGAAATCCCTGCACATTGCTTTGGCTTGCTGCGGATTTCTCTTGACGTCTTTCAGCAGATCAGAGCCGGCGGAAACAGCGGTGGTTTGCAGGCCAATAAGGGCCAATCCAATCAAAACGTTGCGCATCAGACCCCTAAACGCTCTCCCTCAATAAACAGTTCTTTCTGTGGGTGGGGATGGCCTGGGGTCAGTTCATAAGTTGTTTGGCTCGTTGAATCCAGTCTCGAGCGACGTTCAGATCGACAACGGCTTGGCGACGTGTTCCCAGGCTTCGCTCAAGCCGTCCTGTTTGTCGCATTAAGCGTTCCGGAGTGCAACTGGCCAAGGCAGAAATCGAAGCGATCCCAGCGTGCATCAGAAGAGCTGCATCCTGGGGGGGAAGGTCGAGCGCACAAACCAACGTTGCGATGCCCCGCAATCGCTTGAGGTTGCGCGCTGATGCCAACCCACTCCGGGCAAGACGACTGAGTTGCAGCTCATCAATGGCTTGAACCTCAGGCCATGTTGTGATTCCTGCTCGCACGAGTTCTTGCTGTTCCCGTCGGAAGGACTGGGGCAGATCGTTGAAGGGCTGCGCTCTGGGCGATGTCATTCCGCTGAAGCGGTTTGGAAATCACGAATGGTTTCACCAAGAATCACAGGGCGTCCCAAGCCTTCTTCGACAGATTCGATTCCCCTTAATCGCACAACAACGGTGCGGCTACCTCGTCCAGATCCACGCAAATTGCCTGCGATTTGTTCAAGCGTTGGGGTGATTGTCGAAGGATCGATGTCGATTGGGATTTGCGCGACGACAAGGTCGCTGCCGTTATCAAAAACAATCGGAGCCCGCACAGCTCCCTCAATCACAACCGGCGGGGTGTAACTAACACCGAAGGCCCAGCTGCTGATGGCCAACAAAAAAGTAAAGCTGCTAATCCCCACAAGTCGGAAGCGAATGCCCCAACGAGCGAGAAATCCCACCACGGTGAGACCAGCGAGCCCGAGGCCTGTCCAGGCCAGCCATGGCGCTGCGGTGAGGAGCAGCTGATCAAGGGCCATCAAGTCTGGTGTCTTTTCGACAGTCTCCTTATATTGCGCCTGCTTTGGTGCCACTCGTCGCGTTTGATGCGGATAACGCGGCGAAACGTCCTACCGATAGCTGGTGGATTCCTCCTAATCGGTTCAGGGGTCGTGGCGCTGCATGCCATGGATCGATGGGCTGCAGCAGAAGTTGATCGATGGCGGCCAACCCTGGAGCGCTCCCTCGCTGGCCCCATCGGCCATCCGATCCGAATTGGTGAGTACCAAGGTCTTCGTCCATGGGGACTGGCTTTCGGTTCCAGCCGTATCTCCGCCTCCAAGCTTGATCGCTCGCAGATTCGCTTGGCTGGCTTCACGGTGAGGTTGGATCCCCTGGCCAGCTTGCGACGCTGGAAACCCGTTGTTGCTTTGCGATTTCGTGGATTAGAGGCACAGCTTCAACGCAACGAGGCTGGGCGCTATTGGACCTTTGGCGGCTCGAAAAGCAACGATCCACCCCCCAATGTTGAGCTTCGTTATTCCTTTGATGAGCCGGCGCGCTTCACCTTCCAGTCCGGTGGTGAACAACTAGCGCTTCAAAGTCGCGGAGCGATTCGACTCGATGACTCCAGTTTTCAGACGTCATCCAGCTTGAGTTGGCTTGGACAAGCGGGGACGTTGCGTTTGGACGGAAGCGGTCGTTGGGATCGGCCCCAGTTCAACGTTCGCAGTCGTGCCAAGTCAATCCAACTCAACAGGCTTGCGGCCTTCCTGCCTTTGGCGGCAGATGTTGCTGTTGGTGGGCAGCTGGATGGAGATCTGCGGTTGCGTTGGTCTGGGAACAAGCTGGGATGCCAAGGGGAGATGCATCTCAATGCTTTTCGGGTTCAGACGGCGGTCCTCCCCACCGAGCTTCGCTCGGGTCGGATTCGTTTGGACTGTCGACAGAATCGCGTTCAACTCACACCTGTGCAGATGTGGAGTGGCGATTTAACAGCCACGGCATCAGGGTTTGTTGAATTCCAAAGGCGGCTGCAGTTCAAGTTGGCCGTGCGTCGCCGATCCAATGATGATGCTCTGAACGTTCAGATCGCGGGGCCATGGGCGGCTCCCACCTGGCGTGTGGGGGGTCGATTCGTACCCAACGCCACATCAACGTTGCAGGG
The DNA window shown above is from Synechococcus sp. CC9902 and carries:
- a CDS encoding DUF4332 domain-containing protein, producing MTSPRAQPFNDLPQSFRREQQELVRAGITTWPEVQAIDELQLSRLARSGLASARNLKRLRGIATLVCALDLPPQDAALLMHAGIASISALASCTPERLMRQTGRLERSLGTRRQAVVDLNVARDWIQRAKQLMN
- a CDS encoding Ycf51 family protein, which produces MALDQLLLTAAPWLAWTGLGLAGLTVVGFLARWGIRFRLVGISSFTFLLAISSWAFGVSYTPPVVIEGAVRAPIVFDNGSDLVVAQIPIDIDPSTITPTLEQIAGNLRGSGRGSRTVVVRLRGIESVEEGLGRPVILGETIRDFQTASAE